AAAGGGAGATCGATATATTTATGCGGGGCTATATAAATGTATTATGCGATACAGCTCAGCTTCAGATTGGAAGTAAATAGCAGCGTCATAAACAATTCATGAAATTCACACAGGAAATGCAGATAACGGCCGATGAACGGCGCTCAAGATGTCAGGTAAGTACCCAAAACAGCGACGTAATTTCACAATTGCCTCAAATGTTTAGTGAATAGGTGAACACGCAGAAAATATTaatgccaatattttttttataaatttgaattaatcaaaattatttttttttttatcattttatgGCAAAATGAATGATTACGTGTTAAAGGTTTTATGAATTACTTGGCAAATTTAAAACCAATAAGCAACTGTATTTgatgttatttttgttttgacattCCGAGTTACCCAAATATATGGCGAGTTTCGGGAAATGTACCATATTTTATGGGAATTCTCATTGATTCATAACTCTACACAAATAAAAGTAAGTGCCCCAAAAAGCATAACGAAACCacgaaaatttgtttgaaatataaCTTGGAAATAAATGTGTATAAATAATTAATGGTTagtatatataaataattttaatggAAATATGCGATTACCTTTTTCTTTTTATCACAATATTCGTTTGTTGCTTTTGCAATTGGGCAGGGCTTTATGAAATCAACAACGTCTTCACCAGTAAATAGACaaaaatcatcatcatcttcacaCTCCGCATCGTCATCATCAGTCTCatcgacatcgatatcattgtCATCTTCATCGTCTTCGTCATCCTCCTCTTCCTCAATTTCATTCTGGTTAAATGGTCCTTCGTCCTCATCGTCGTAGGCAAATTCAATCAGACTATCATCATCATGTTCATGGTTGTCTGTCATTTTATCAAATAGACCCATAGATATGAGATTATCACAAAATTCGGATATATGATGATTTATGGAACCATTCATGGTGGTACACATCATATACACATGGGCATCTTGAGCTGTTATGGGGGCAGCCAATGCAGCCATAGGGAAAAACCCTTCATTGGCAAATGGTGGCACAAATGAGTTTTTATCGCTCCATGTGCTCTGTGGTGTACGATTTTTCTCTTTTTCGGCCATTTTGTCTTTGGTAACCTCAACCTTGCCGCCAGCTGCAGCAGCCGTGGGAACTGTTGTTGTCGTTGCTTTCGACGTTGAAGTTGCAGATGCTGCCGTCGTTGCTGTCGCAGAACCTCCAATATCCACAACAATACTGCAAAAGGAGGGTTTTGAATATATTATACTATTGACGACCACCGCTGTCTCCAGGGGCTTTGCGGCCGCTTTGCATAGATCAGCTGCCAGCGATGACATTTTCATAGCGGTTGTATTATTTTGGGATTTATTCGGCTGAAAGGATGCCGCCGCCACAGCACTATGGTTATGGTGCTGATGGTGGGCTTTCAATGCTGCTGTTGTAGACATTTTGTTTTGGCCAAGGCAGCTAGTTTTGTACTGTTGTTGAGAAATTTGATTGTCGTTGCTGATTCCAATCATATGGCAGGACCACCAGCAGCGTTCAGATGCCAATTCAAAACGTTGTGTTTACAATTGTAGCCTTCTCTTTGTCGATTGATAATACGCCTAAGGGCTTTTTTCTTGAACAAAGAGCCTTGTCGCAATTGGAACACACCGGATACAGAGACGGATGTGTAATTCAATGATCTCTTCTTTATGTGGGAGCGAATGACGGCTCTCAAGTTATCTTTGTCTATAACGTCTCTATCTATGCGCTTCAATGGAACTGGAACAACGTTtctatccaaatattgttgccAGGTTGCATTACGAATGTTGGCTTTAATAGAAGAGGATGAAGTGTTGGCCTCgatattgttgtagttgttgatgttattgttttttgttttctcagCAGCAATAGTAGTAAAAGAAGTCCCACATGTTAAGCGGGTGTGGACTTGATGACGGCAGGGATGCCCCATGATTTTCATTCCGAAGACGTTAGCTTGAACATCGTATTTATTGGAAGCAAATAACATTGGTTCAATCAAAGTTCAAAAGGGAAAAAGAGTGCCCCGTATGAAAACCTCAAATGGAATTAACTTTTTGATGATGAAAGCAACCTCACAGAACTtgcaatttaattttctttcttcGTAGTCGTCGTTTTACGGCTTTATGGTTTAATTGTATTTGTTATCAACAATATGAAAAAAACACATACACGCGTGAGTTTAGTTcttcgtttttgttgttgctttttgttATTGTTCAATTATTTGTCTTTTTTTCACTTGGTTCGGGGTTTGGGGTTTTCCTAGCTGCTTACCCGCTTCAGCACTTTGTCTACAATTAACAACTGTTGTAAATGTAGATGTATCAACGTTTGTGTGTGCGTGTTGGGTACCTCTGCTACACTTTCGAGTAGAGTAGTATGCGTGAAAGGTGATTTTCTGGTTGTCTAATAATACAACGTCGTTGACGACGTGATCTTTGTATTGTTGCTTGCAAATTCGATTGTTCAAGGGCACAAAATTGTAaaatctttctttctttttttcttacGATTTCTTTGCTAATTCATATTCTTTTATTTTGGTATTTTAATGTCTATTACTTCAAATGATGATTCACTTATTTCACGGAAATTTATTTCACTTCAATACTTTTCTGATGATTTTTCATGTGGTAATGAATTCGATTTCGTTGGTTGGTTTCTCGTTCGTTCTGTTATCGTATATGGTTACTTGTGATTGGGTACCTAACCTGCTTGAAGTTACCATCGATAACTGAAATGATGGCTTTGATAAAGGGTGACACAAACTAACTAAAACCTATACGCTGCTGCTAAAGCTGCTATTACACGGTAAGACTTGTCAAATGGATgcggcagtgtgttgtacactgaggcagcagcccttccagatgaaggactccatcgggttaatccggtacgtacaaccggctgtcatgggattgggAGATAGTGTTTTAAGtggtcaaagttaaaaattaatttttaatttaatttttgagtggtaattttttgcatttgtttgcagagttacaTTTTTAAACTCGTAGCACTTCAAagtgctcattctgttttggcctttattTTGCAAATTACGTATGACAAGTCTTAACGTGTAATAGCATCTGAAGACATAAATCTTGGCGTCATCCTCTTCCAaccttaaaatttcaataagtacGTTTTTAACTACAGTTTGCAGAAATTTAAGCTCTAATTAACTACATATTTTCAGTTTGTAGGCCAGAAGCGAACTTCGTTCAAACAGGAGTGTACGCAAATATGAGAGGGGagataaatacctttcatttggcatGGGCTTCGGAACAATAATCTGTAAGGATTGTTCAAAGAAAACCAATTTTTGGTATGTGTTATATACCAAATTATAGGTATTGATCCCTCACACTTTAATTTTCTGGCGGTGGTCGAAAatactattttaatttttttttaatttgtttcacCCTGTATTACCACCATAATTTCAGTTATCGATGGTAGTAATCGATGCAGGTTGATTGGTTACTAGTTACTGAATGTTGGTTAGTGGCTGATGGGTACTTAATGGTGAGAATGGGGATGTGGAAGAAAATACCGTTGCCAaagtcaaattaaaaataagaaaaaaaacagCACAGAATTATATTTATAACTACTTCTTACAAATCATTATAACGTCTAGAGTGCTatgaatatttgttaaaaaataatttctaacCATTTTAACGATGCAGTTTTAATCATGTTTCTTTTTCATTGTGGTAGGTGGCGCTGCTGTGTATGAATTTGGCAACGCCGATCGCATGGTGTCAAAATCATGCCATTTTTGTAACAGAGATGTTCCAATATTTTCCCCATAGCTGGGTGtttcacaaaataaaaaaatgattaaattgGCGGGAAAATGTAAGGCGTGCTTGGGTCGTTTGCATTTAAAGTGGAGTACGCACCTCAAACGAAATGTTCGGTTGACAGCATTCTGCCTGAAgggctgaacagaatactcagctttatagaaaagaaattttcgccAGAGATGCATACTGCCCTTAAAGGTCATTAACGATCGGTACGCAGCTCTAGAGCCATTTTCATTAGCAAAACACGATGACAAAAAACGATAAAGCATTAGTCCTCATTGAATGAAGCCGAACAAATCACAAATAACTCAAGTAATTGGAGCAAAAGATATCGTAGATGTCGTTTGCCATTGACGACAAAGTTTCTTCCACGGTCGTCTGAAGAAATATAGGCCAATGATGGCACCAAGACAAATTTAACAGGTAGGAGCAGTTGGCCCACAACAAAAAATcaagtgcactatctgccatttttcgttgtttgtgtgtattatggttcttaactataatgacCACACACACAATCAAAACTCGTAGAGACATAGTGCAGCTGTTTGTCGTACACTACCTGGGTTAATATGTCTtggatgccaccagcccataaaccacaccaaactgtcgtTTTTTGGGATGTACCAGTAAAGCTCAAAACAGAATGAGAGTGTTGAActttgcgttgaaaaatgcacataattaccaggtagtgtactgtAAGCAGGtgagtaaacttcttttctctcgaagtgcactatctgtcaacgagttttggttgtgtgtgagtgtgtattctagttaagaaccataacaaacaaacaacgaaaaatgatgtgaactagtaacatactcaaaattatatttgcactaatcactgattttggcagatagtgcacacaatattttgttgttgggcaactgccactacctgtaaattaatatatcttggaTGATTTACATAGAGCTGTTCTCACAGAGCACGAAATTTGATAGTAAATTTCAACGATTTGAACTCGTGACTTGTTTGCGAGTGTCTCCATGAtaaaatggcagagtatactgaatACTGTTCACTTTCACAGATGACGTTTGGATATAATTATAAACTGGTGTTACCACCATGAAAAACTTATCTCATAAAAAATAGCCGTTTGGAACAGGGATTTAGTTTTTTTAACACATGGTGTTTcacattttcaaaacaaaaaaaaaattgaggggAGAATTATTTTGGGTTTCCAATGATACGTTAAATAAGACTAACGCATCTCAAGTTTTTGCTAAGCAAACACATGACTACCTAAATCTCAACGACATAAGCCAGTTTAACGacattcttaaaaaaaacataaaaagttTCACGTATTCTAAAACGCTTtgctttattttgaatttttaatacaTTTCTGTCAAAATTGTAGACCATTAGAATatgtttgttgtgttttttagtCTGAAAGTGACTTTTGATTACCTCGTTTATTTCCATTTTGAACTAATTCAGTTGATCTGTATGCCGTTATTAACCATCATGTTgacattttgtataaaaatgttcgCAGAAAGTTAACCAACCTTGTCTTCGACAACACAAGAGAACAATGTTCTTGCTACGTATGTACCTATGCGAAATAAGAAAAATCTTTTTCTTTATCAGTTAATATTTGCGCACATTAAtataatacatatatattttttttttatttttcgagtTGACAAAGGTTATCTTTGTACGTATGATGCTTCCGAGGAAACAAATCAGTTTCGAACAAAGTGATTTTCGTCAGAAGTAAAAATTAGTAGAGCACATGGAATAGTGCCTCTAATTTTATATAATCAGAGAAGGGTATAGACGAACGAATTTTTAGGCCATGTACCTACTTGCGgtgggaatttttgtttttaatatgaaaatgaGAAGAAAGATTAAAAAGGTTTTGTTTTGAGTGATTTATGGATTtgtctgaaaaatttttaattttttatgctgGTGTCGGGCTATAAAACAAGGGTTTGAGGGTTTGTTTAGTGGGTTTTGGGGTTTTCTTGGTATCTGCTAAGGTTGATAAAACACTGTGATAGGGATATCGAGAGAATTGCTCAGATGCGAATTATTTTAAAGattgtctcatttgtacaacaagctggctgacattttgccaacgcaaataaagaaatttgtgcgCGTGTGTGTGTTCCTATGCGTACGTGCGCAGGGAACacgcgagaaagaagataacaacaaagagaaggtAAACAAAAATCTAACATCTTGATACCGTCAAATCCGGCcgtctg
The genomic region above belongs to Stomoxys calcitrans chromosome 5, idStoCalc2.1, whole genome shotgun sequence and contains:
- the LOC106090894 gene encoding uncharacterized protein LOC106090894: MIGISNDNQISQQQYKTSCLGQNKMSTTAALKAHHQHHNHSAVAAASFQPNKSQNNTTAMKMSSLAADLCKAAAKPLETAVVVNSIIYSKPSFCSIVVDIGGSATATTAASATSTSKATTTTVPTAAAAGGKVEVTKDKMAEKEKNRTPQSTWSDKNSFVPPFANEGFFPMAALAAPITAQDAHVYMMCTTMNGSINHHISEFCDNLISMGLFDKMTDNHEHDDDSLIEFAYDDEDEGPFNQNEIEEEEDDEDDEDDNDIDVDETDDDDAECEDDDDFCLFTGEDVVDFIKPCPIAKATNEYCDKKKKVRFNTKPEVHVMHAWNYAYRAARKGHWEMYARDRERFKMRINRVANVLNPILEPEHRLKVYENRFANLHVVKKETPLVLAEVEEPKGKPKPQIPHPIPRKTKRQKRERKEKRRRRMRMFRF